In Cyclopterus lumpus isolate fCycLum1 chromosome 17, fCycLum1.pri, whole genome shotgun sequence, a genomic segment contains:
- the LOC117746979 gene encoding protein FAM102B-like isoform X2 → MIKMSANAGTGVLDPCFCRVSVRKELKGGKTFAKLGFADLNLSEFAGSGSITRRCLLEGYDTKNTRQDNSILKVVITTQLMSGDPCFKTPPSTAMTLGIPPVEAECLLEDRKGGVMHIYHSLTETPVKSVSVPEELVAYGHSRTPSYASEHSKISGYSSIHSSLTDLCHRRSVSGGSVSTGIGSILETSDQQGESRTSATCHQAPEHPSTPAKVSRHPVKQNSVENQLKRVDATRVDADDIIDKILQSQDFSHDVLDSSTEEEGLSLFVGPGGSTALGSQHMRVAAGAFEQVVFKR, encoded by the exons ATGATTAAGATGAGTGCTAATGCTGGGACAGGTGTCCTCGACCCCTGTTTTTGCCGGGTGTCTGTGCGCAAG GAATTGAAGGGAGGAAAAACTTTTGCAAAG CTGGGCTTTGCTGACTTGAACTTGTCTGAGTTTGCTGGGTCTGGCAGCATTACTCGACGGTGCCTCCTGGAGGGATACGACACCAAAAACACCAGGCAGGACAACTCAATTCTGAAG GTTGTCATCACCACACAACTTATGTCTGGAGACCCCTGTTTTAAGAC TCCCCCATCTACAGCCATGACTCTGGGAATCCCACCGGTGGAAGCAGAGTGTCTCCTTGAGGACAGAAAGGGAGGAGTCATGCACATATACCATTCACTCACTG aGACTCCAGTAAAGTCAGTATCAGTCCCAGAGGAGCTGGTAGCGTATGGTCACTCTAGAACACCCAGCTATGCCAGTGAACACTCAAAAATCTCAG GTTACAGCTCGATTCACTCCAGTTTAACAGATCTATGCCATCGGAGGAGCGTGTCAGGTGGTTCTGTATCCACGGGCATCGGCAGCATCCTGGAAACCAGTGATCAGCAGGGGGAGAGCAGGACCTCTGCAACCTGTCACCAAGCACCCGAACACCCCTCTACCCCCGCTAAAGTTTCAcg ACATCCGGTAAAGCAGAACTCAGTAGAGAATCAGCTCAAAAGGGTTGATGCCACCAGGGTGGATGCTGATGACATAATAGACAAAATCCTGCAGAGCCAGGACTTCAGCCATGACGTCTTGGACTCCAGTACAGAGG agGAGGGGCTCAGCTTGTTTGTTGGTCCTGGTGGGAGTACCGCTTTAGGCAGCCAGCATATGAG GGTCGCAGCTGGAGCCTTTGAGCAGGTGGTGTTCAAGCGCTAG
- the LOC117746979 gene encoding protein FAM102B-like isoform X1 has product MSFILMNKKRFKFKVDFDLEELSSVPFVNGVLFCKIRLLDGGFAEESSRNPVQANCVHWRKRFSFMIKMSANAGTGVLDPCFCRVSVRKELKGGKTFAKLGFADLNLSEFAGSGSITRRCLLEGYDTKNTRQDNSILKVVITTQLMSGDPCFKTPPSTAMTLGIPPVEAECLLEDRKGGVMHIYHSLTETPVKSVSVPEELVAYGHSRTPSYASEHSKISGYSSIHSSLTDLCHRRSVSGGSVSTGIGSILETSDQQGESRTSATCHQAPEHPSTPAKVSRHPVKQNSVENQLKRVDATRVDADDIIDKILQSQDFSHDVLDSSTEEEGLSLFVGPGGSTALGSQHMRVAAGAFEQVVFKR; this is encoded by the exons ATGTCGTTCATCCTCATGAATAAGAAGAGATTCAAATTTAAAGTGGACTTCGACCTGGAGGAGTTGTCCTCGGTGCCCTTCGTGAACGGGGTTTTATTCTGTAAAATCAGACTCCTCGATGGAGGCTTTGCAGAAGAGTCGTCTCG GAATCCTGTCCAAGCCAACTGTGTCCACTGGAGGAAGAGATTCTCTTTCATGATTAAGATGAGTGCTAATGCTGGGACAGGTGTCCTCGACCCCTGTTTTTGCCGGGTGTCTGTGCGCAAG GAATTGAAGGGAGGAAAAACTTTTGCAAAG CTGGGCTTTGCTGACTTGAACTTGTCTGAGTTTGCTGGGTCTGGCAGCATTACTCGACGGTGCCTCCTGGAGGGATACGACACCAAAAACACCAGGCAGGACAACTCAATTCTGAAG GTTGTCATCACCACACAACTTATGTCTGGAGACCCCTGTTTTAAGAC TCCCCCATCTACAGCCATGACTCTGGGAATCCCACCGGTGGAAGCAGAGTGTCTCCTTGAGGACAGAAAGGGAGGAGTCATGCACATATACCATTCACTCACTG aGACTCCAGTAAAGTCAGTATCAGTCCCAGAGGAGCTGGTAGCGTATGGTCACTCTAGAACACCCAGCTATGCCAGTGAACACTCAAAAATCTCAG GTTACAGCTCGATTCACTCCAGTTTAACAGATCTATGCCATCGGAGGAGCGTGTCAGGTGGTTCTGTATCCACGGGCATCGGCAGCATCCTGGAAACCAGTGATCAGCAGGGGGAGAGCAGGACCTCTGCAACCTGTCACCAAGCACCCGAACACCCCTCTACCCCCGCTAAAGTTTCAcg ACATCCGGTAAAGCAGAACTCAGTAGAGAATCAGCTCAAAAGGGTTGATGCCACCAGGGTGGATGCTGATGACATAATAGACAAAATCCTGCAGAGCCAGGACTTCAGCCATGACGTCTTGGACTCCAGTACAGAGG agGAGGGGCTCAGCTTGTTTGTTGGTCCTGGTGGGAGTACCGCTTTAGGCAGCCAGCATATGAG GGTCGCAGCTGGAGCCTTTGAGCAGGTGGTGTTCAAGCGCTAG
- the prpf38b gene encoding pre-mRNA-splicing factor 38B isoform X2: MANVGNQLPTQAVSKPAPGKHGNVLPLWGNEKTMNLNPMILTNVLSSPYFKVQLYELKTYHEVVDEIYFKVTHAEPWEKGSRKTAGQTGMCGGVRGVGTGGIVSTAFCLLYKLFTLKLTRKQLMGLITHTDSPYIRALGFMYIRYTQPPADLVEWYDGFLDDEEELDVKAGGGCVMSVGEMLRSFLTKLEWFSTLFPRIPVPVQKLIDQQMKARPRKVVQKEPQEEEEEEEEEPAETEAGRTPRRTPSPRKSPKRSRSRSHHREKERHGPSFDRELDRERDRQKKEREGRDRGERGDRERRRSRSADRNQDRKERKKSRSGSRDRRNERRDKERDCGDDKSKRKDREHHKDRGAERERSKDKKSRGETDDKKSRGETDDKKSRGETDDRRHKDDRERHREERKAKKLSRSRSKERKHKSGGEEKSRKGELSHNRDRDRERDGEQRSHKRSRSKEKSHHQRESSNDHSKHRSHSTE; this comes from the exons ATGGCTAACGTCGGGAACCAGCTACCAACACAGGCCGTGAGCAAGCCTGCACCAGGGAAACATGGCAATGTATTGCCCCTGTGGGGCAACGAGAAGACCATGAACCTCAACCCAATGATTCTTACAAATGTACTGTCGTCGCCGTATTTCAAAGTTCAGCTTTATGAACTTAAGACGTACCATGAAGTTGTGGATGAAATCTACTTCAAG GTGACCCATGCTGAACCTTGGGaaaaaggcagcagaaagaCCGCGGGTCAGACTGGAATGTGCGGAGGG GTGCGTGGAGTTGGGACAGGCGGTATTGTGTCCACTGCTTTCTGTCTTCTATACAAACTGTTTACTCTCAAGTTGACTCGTAAACAGCTGATGGGTCTGATCACTCATACAGACTCTCCATACATCAGAGCACTTGGATTCATGTACATAAG ATACACTCAGCCCCCAGCAGATTTGGTAGAATGGTACGACGGTTTCCTGGATGATGAGGAG GAGCTTGATGTGAAGGCAGGAGGTGGCTGTGTCATGTCCGTTGGGGAGATGTTGCGCTCCTTCTTGACCAAACTGGAGTGGTTCTCCACTCTGTTCCCCCGTATCCCAGTGCCTGTGCAGAAGCTTATTGACCAGCAGATGAAGGCTCGGCCTCGGAAGGTTGTTCAGAAGGAgccgcaggaggaggaggaggaggaggaggaggaacctgCAGAGACCGAGGCAGGGAG GACACCCAGGCGGACACCGAGCCCCCGGAAGTCACCCAAGCGGTCACGGAGCAGGAGCCATCACCGTGAGAAAGAACGCCACGGCCCCAGCTTTGACCGAGAGCTGGATAGGGAGCGTGACCGccagaagaaggagagggagggcagggATAGGGGGGAGCGAGGGGACAGGGAGAGACGACGGTCCCGCAGTGCAGACAGGAATCAAGACCGCAAAGAGCGTAAAAAAAGTCGCAGCGGCAGCCGGGACCGAAGAAACGAACgtagagacaaagaaagagactgCGGTGATGAcaagagcaagaggaaggaCAGGGAACACCACAAAGATAGAGGTGCTGAGAGGGAGAGGTCCAAGGACAAAAAGAGCAGGGGAGAGACCGATGACAAAAAGAGCAGGGGAGAGACCGATGACAAAAAGAGCAGGGGAGAGACCGATGACAGGAGGCATAAAGACGACAGGGAGAGgcacagagaagagaggaaggccAAAAAGTTGAGTCGGAGTCGAAGCAAGGAGAGGAAGCACAAGAGTGGGGGTGAAGAGAAGAGTAGGAAAGGAGAGCTCAGCCAtaacagagatagagacagggagagagatggagaacagCGTTCTCACAAACGTAGTCGTAGCAAAGAGAAGAGCCACCATCAGCGAGAGTCCAGTAATGACCATAGTAAACATAGGAGTCATAGCACTGAGTAA
- the prpf38b gene encoding pre-mRNA-splicing factor 38B isoform X1, producing the protein MANVGNQLPTQAVSKPAPGKHGNVLPLWGNEKTMNLNPMILTNVLSSPYFKVQLYELKTYHEVVDEIYFKVTHAEPWEKGSRKTAGQTGMCGGVRGVGTGGIVSTAFCLLYKLFTLKLTRKQLMGLITHTDSPYIRALGFMYIRYTQPPADLVEWYDGFLDDEEELDVKAGGGCVMSVGEMLRSFLTKLEWFSTLFPRIPVPVQKLIDQQMKARPRKVVQKEPQEEEEEEEEEPAETEAGRQVERRRSRTPRRTPSPRKSPKRSRSRSHHREKERHGPSFDRELDRERDRQKKEREGRDRGERGDRERRRSRSADRNQDRKERKKSRSGSRDRRNERRDKERDCGDDKSKRKDREHHKDRGAERERSKDKKSRGETDDKKSRGETDDKKSRGETDDRRHKDDRERHREERKAKKLSRSRSKERKHKSGGEEKSRKGELSHNRDRDRERDGEQRSHKRSRSKEKSHHQRESSNDHSKHRSHSTE; encoded by the exons ATGGCTAACGTCGGGAACCAGCTACCAACACAGGCCGTGAGCAAGCCTGCACCAGGGAAACATGGCAATGTATTGCCCCTGTGGGGCAACGAGAAGACCATGAACCTCAACCCAATGATTCTTACAAATGTACTGTCGTCGCCGTATTTCAAAGTTCAGCTTTATGAACTTAAGACGTACCATGAAGTTGTGGATGAAATCTACTTCAAG GTGACCCATGCTGAACCTTGGGaaaaaggcagcagaaagaCCGCGGGTCAGACTGGAATGTGCGGAGGG GTGCGTGGAGTTGGGACAGGCGGTATTGTGTCCACTGCTTTCTGTCTTCTATACAAACTGTTTACTCTCAAGTTGACTCGTAAACAGCTGATGGGTCTGATCACTCATACAGACTCTCCATACATCAGAGCACTTGGATTCATGTACATAAG ATACACTCAGCCCCCAGCAGATTTGGTAGAATGGTACGACGGTTTCCTGGATGATGAGGAG GAGCTTGATGTGAAGGCAGGAGGTGGCTGTGTCATGTCCGTTGGGGAGATGTTGCGCTCCTTCTTGACCAAACTGGAGTGGTTCTCCACTCTGTTCCCCCGTATCCCAGTGCCTGTGCAGAAGCTTATTGACCAGCAGATGAAGGCTCGGCCTCGGAAGGTTGTTCAGAAGGAgccgcaggaggaggaggaggaggaggaggaggaacctgCAGAGACCGAGGCAGGGAGGCAAGTAGAACGCCGCCGCTCCAG GACACCCAGGCGGACACCGAGCCCCCGGAAGTCACCCAAGCGGTCACGGAGCAGGAGCCATCACCGTGAGAAAGAACGCCACGGCCCCAGCTTTGACCGAGAGCTGGATAGGGAGCGTGACCGccagaagaaggagagggagggcagggATAGGGGGGAGCGAGGGGACAGGGAGAGACGACGGTCCCGCAGTGCAGACAGGAATCAAGACCGCAAAGAGCGTAAAAAAAGTCGCAGCGGCAGCCGGGACCGAAGAAACGAACgtagagacaaagaaagagactgCGGTGATGAcaagagcaagaggaaggaCAGGGAACACCACAAAGATAGAGGTGCTGAGAGGGAGAGGTCCAAGGACAAAAAGAGCAGGGGAGAGACCGATGACAAAAAGAGCAGGGGAGAGACCGATGACAAAAAGAGCAGGGGAGAGACCGATGACAGGAGGCATAAAGACGACAGGGAGAGgcacagagaagagaggaaggccAAAAAGTTGAGTCGGAGTCGAAGCAAGGAGAGGAAGCACAAGAGTGGGGGTGAAGAGAAGAGTAGGAAAGGAGAGCTCAGCCAtaacagagatagagacagggagagagatggagaacagCGTTCTCACAAACGTAGTCGTAGCAAAGAGAAGAGCCACCATCAGCGAGAGTCCAGTAATGACCATAGTAAACATAGGAGTCATAGCACTGAGTAA
- the LOC117746254 gene encoding calcium-binding mitochondrial carrier protein SCaMC-1-like, whose protein sequence is MYRTFLLSNARCWDADSTRSYQDLFEKLDTNNDGKVDVAELRAGLKAMGLFRQGAAQKIVSSGDQNNDGSLDFKEFSKYLKEHEKKLRLTFKSLDRNNDGRIDASEIQQSLAELGMDVSRENALKILQSMDIDGTMMVDWNEWREHFLFCPAHNLEEIIRYWKHSTVLDIGDSLAIPDEFTEEEKSTSVWWKQLASGAVAGAVSRTGTAPLDRMKVFMQVHSSKTNRISLVGGFKQMILEGGLTSLWRGNGINVLKIAPETAIKFMAYEQFKKLLSSEGKKIETHKRFMAGSLAGATAQTAIYPMEVLKTRLTLGKTGQYLGMFDCAKKILRKEGLKAFYKGYIPNLVGIIPYAGIDLAVYETLKNTWLSHHAKDSANPGVLVLVACGTMSSTCGQLASYPLALVRTRMQARASLDASDQPSMSSLMKKIVAKDGFFGLYRGILPNFMKVIPAVSISYVVYEYMKTSLGISK, encoded by the exons ATGTATCGGACGTTTTTACTATCAAATGCCCGGTGCTGGGATGCCGACAGCACGAGGTCGTACCAGGACTTGTTTGAGAAGCTTGATACCAATAACGATGGGAAGGTGGACGTCGCTGAATTACGCGCGGGCCTCAAGGCAATGGGCTTGTTCCGCCAGGGTGCCGCACAG AAAATCGTGTCGTCCGGTGACCAGAACAACGATGGGAGCCTCGACTTCAAGGAGTTCAGCAAATATCTGAAGGAGCACGAGAAGAAGCTGCGGCTGACGTTCAAGAGCCTCGACAGAAACAACGACG GGCGCATTGATGCCTCGGAGATCCAGCAGTCCCTCGCAGAGCTGGGCATGgatgtcagcagagagaatgcctTGAAAATATTGCAGAG TATGGACATTGATGGGACCATGATGGTGGACTGGAATGAGTGGAGAGAACACTTCCTGTTCTGCCCTGCTCACAACCTGGAAGAGATTATACGCTACTGGAAACACTCAACg GTGCTGGACATAGGGGACAGTCTGGCCATCCCAGATGAattcacagaggaggagaagagcacAAGTGTCTGGTGGAAGCAGCTTGCTTCAGGTGCAGTGGCGGGGGCCGTCTCTCGCACTGGTACCGCCCCTCTGGACAGAATGAAGGTCTTCATGCAG GTTCATTCTTCTAAGACCAACCGGATAAGCCTGGTAGGGGGCTTCAAGCAGATGATCCTAGAGGGAGGCCTAACTTCACTGTGGAGGGGAAATGGGATCAACGTCTTAAAGATTGCGCCTGAAACCGCAATCAAATTCATGGCATATGAACAA TTTAAGAAGTTGTTATCCTCAGAAGGCAAGAAGATTGAGACACACAAGAGGTTCATGGCTGGCTCTCTGGCCGGGGCCACAGCACAGACAGCCATCTACCCAATGGAG GTATTAAAAACCAGACTGACGCTGGGAAAAACTGGCCAGTATTTAGGAATGTTTGATTGTGCCAAGAAGATCCTGAGGAAGGAGGGACTCAAAGCTTTCTACAAGGGCTACATTCCAAACCTAGTGGGCATCATTCCCTACGCTGGGATAGACCTTGCTGTTTATGAG ACTCTGAAGAACACGTGGTTGTCGCACCACGCCAAAGACTCGGCCAACCCTGGAGTTCTGGTGTTGGTGGCCTGCGGGACCATGTCCAGCACCTGTGGCCAGCTGGCCAGCTATCCACTCGCGCTTGTGCGCACACGGATGCAGGCACGAG CGTCTCTGGACGCATCAGACCAGCCCTCCATGAGCAgtctgatgaagaagatagtAGCCAAAGACGGCTTTTTCGGACTCTACCGGGGCATCCTGCCAAACTTCATGAAAGTCATTCCTGCTGTCAGCATCAGTTATGTGGTTTACGAATACATGAAGACCAGCTTAGGAATTTCCAAATGA